In Asticcacaulis sp. SL142, the sequence CCAGACCGTGGGATCGATCACTAAAGCGCTGGAGACGCGGGGGAAATCAGTCATCGTCCTGCCGCTCAGCGCGCTCCTGTCGCAGGGCGGCGCGTTGCAGAAACTGAAAACGCAGGGTCTGGAAATTACCGAACCCGCATTATAAAACCGATACATAGCGCGTGTAGATCAACAGCATGAAAGCGCTTTTACTTACCTGTTTCGTCATGATCTGGGCCACATCTCTGGTCAACAGCGCCCACGCGGAAACACCGCTCTTACTGATGAGCTACAATATCCGCTACGATAATCCCGACGATGTGCCGCCCTGGACGGAGCGCCGACCGCACATGGCGGCTCAGATCGCCTTCAACGATCCTGATATTTTCGGCGTGCAGGAAGCCCTGATCCCTATGGTCGGCTATCTGACCCAAAACCTTAGCGGCTACGCGCATTACGGCGTCGGACGGGATGACGGAGCCGAAGCGGGCGAAACCACCACGATCTTTTATCGCCGCGACCGCTTTGAGCGCCTGTCAGCCCAGACCCTGTGGTGTTCAAAAACACCGGATCGTCCGTCAAAGGACGCCGATGCCGACCTGCCGCGCACCTTTACCCGTCTGATCCTGCGCGACCGGGTCAGTGGTCAGGTGCTCGATATCCGCAATGCCCACTTTGATCACAAAGGCGCGCAGGCCCGCGAAAACTGCGCCCGCCAGATTATGGCCTTAGCGCCTGCCCCCGATGCCTTTCTTATTATCATGGGCGATTTCAATACCGGCCCCAAAAGCGCGCCCTACAGGATATTGAACGCAGGCCCCTTACGCGATGCCCGCAGTGTCAGCCCGATCGTCTTTGGCCCGAAAGGCACCTACAATGGCTTTGATATCCGCCGCACCGATGGCGAGGCCATAGATCACATATTTATTGATCGCAGACTTCGGGTCACCCGCTTTGGCACCCTGACCGACAGTTTTGAAGGCAAGGTCATATCCGATCACTTTCCGCTGATGACCGAAGTCCTTTTACCGTGAGTTTTCAACACATCTCCGGCGGAATGGCGGAAACTCACAAAAATTTCTTATAGCCCGTCCTTGACTCTTTTCCGGCGCGACACTAACTCAAGGGTGCGTTAGCACTCACATGTGTCGAGTGCTAACAACCTTTCCATATTGAATCGGAGACATCTCATGAGCTTTCGTCCGCTGGGCGACCGCGTTGTGGTCAAAAGAGTAGAAGAAGAAGCCAAGACCAAGGGTGGGATCATCATCCCCGATACCGCTAAAGAAAAGCCGCAAGAAGGCGAAGTCGTCTCGGTCGGCCCCGGTGCCCGTAACGACAAGGGCGACATCGTCGCTCTGGAAGTCAAGGCTGGCGACCGCGTCCTGTTCGGTAAGTGGGGCGGCACCGAAGTCAAGATCGACGGCGAAGACCTGCTGATCCTGAAAGAATCCGACATCTTGGGTATCGTGAACCGCTAGTTTTAGCGCTCCGCCTGAAATTCCAATAACGCAACCAACCTAGGAACACTAAAATGGCTGCTAAAGACGTATTATTTGCTTCCGACGCGCGCGATAAGATTTTGCGCGGCGTCAACATCCTCGCCAACGCTGTGAAGGTAACGCTGGGCCCCAAGGGTCGTAACGTCATCCTCGAAAAATCCTTCGGCGCCCCACGTTCGACCAAGGACGGCGTTTCGGTCGCCAAGGAAATCGAACTGGCTGACCGTTTCGAGAACCTCGGCGCTCAGTTGATCCGCGAAGTCGCGTCCAAGACCAACGACAAGGCCGGTGACGGCACCACGACCGCGACCGTTTTGGCCCAGGCCATTGCCGTCGAAGGCCTGAAATCCGTCGCTTCGGGCCGTAACCCGATGGACTTAAAGCGCGGCATCGACAAGGCCGTCATCATCGCCGTCGCCCAGATCAAGGCGTCGTCGAAGAAGGTCACGACCAACGCTGAAATCGCTCAGGTCGGCACCATTTCGGCTAACGGCGACAAAGAAGTCGGCGAAATGATCGCTAAGGCGATGGAAAAAGTCGGCAACGAAGGCGTCATCACCGTAGAAGAAGCCAAGACCGCTGAAACCGAACTGGATGTCGTTGAAGGCATGCAATTCGACCGCGGCTACCTGTCGCCGTACTTCATCACCAACCCTGACAAGATGGAAGCGGTCCTCGAAGACCCTTACATCCTGATCTTCGACAAAAAGATCTCGTCGCTGCAGCCGATCCTGCCGGTTCTCGAAGCCGTTGTCCAATCGGGCAAGCCTTTGCTGATCGTTGCCGAAGACGTTGAAGGCGAAGCCTTGGCGACCCTGGTGGTCAACCGTCTGCGTGGCGGCCTGCGCGTAGCAGCCGTTAAGGCCCCTGGCTTCGGCGATCGCCGCAAGGCCATGCTGGAAGACATCGCAATCCTAACCGCCGGTCAAGTAATCAGCGAAGACATTGGTATCAAGCTTGAGTCGGTCACGCTCGACATGCTCGGCCGCGCCAAGAAGGTCACGATCACCAAGGACAACACCACCATCGTTGATGGCGCCGGTGAAAAGTCCGAGATCGAAGGCCGCGTCGCTCAGATCAAGACCCAGATCGAAGAAACCACCTCTGACTACGACAAGGAAAAGCTGCAAGAGCGTCTGGCGAAGCTCGCCGGTGGTGTTGCCGTGATCCGCGTCGGTGGTTCGACCGAAGTCGAAGTTAAGGAAAAGAAGGACCGCGTCGATGACGCCCTGAACGCGACCCGCGCCGCCGTTGACGAAGGTATCGTCCCCGGTGGTGGTACGGCGCTGCTGAAGGCATCGCTGGCCCTGACCGACCTTAAGGGTGACAATGATGACCAAACCGCCGGCAT encodes:
- a CDS encoding endonuclease/exonuclease/phosphatase family protein, which translates into the protein MKALLLTCFVMIWATSLVNSAHAETPLLLMSYNIRYDNPDDVPPWTERRPHMAAQIAFNDPDIFGVQEALIPMVGYLTQNLSGYAHYGVGRDDGAEAGETTTIFYRRDRFERLSAQTLWCSKTPDRPSKDADADLPRTFTRLILRDRVSGQVLDIRNAHFDHKGAQARENCARQIMALAPAPDAFLIIMGDFNTGPKSAPYRILNAGPLRDARSVSPIVFGPKGTYNGFDIRRTDGEAIDHIFIDRRLRVTRFGTLTDSFEGKVISDHFPLMTEVLLP
- the groL gene encoding chaperonin GroEL (60 kDa chaperone family; promotes refolding of misfolded polypeptides especially under stressful conditions; forms two stacked rings of heptamers to form a barrel-shaped 14mer; ends can be capped by GroES; misfolded proteins enter the barrel where they are refolded when GroES binds), encoding MAAKDVLFASDARDKILRGVNILANAVKVTLGPKGRNVILEKSFGAPRSTKDGVSVAKEIELADRFENLGAQLIREVASKTNDKAGDGTTTATVLAQAIAVEGLKSVASGRNPMDLKRGIDKAVIIAVAQIKASSKKVTTNAEIAQVGTISANGDKEVGEMIAKAMEKVGNEGVITVEEAKTAETELDVVEGMQFDRGYLSPYFITNPDKMEAVLEDPYILIFDKKISSLQPILPVLEAVVQSGKPLLIVAEDVEGEALATLVVNRLRGGLRVAAVKAPGFGDRRKAMLEDIAILTAGQVISEDIGIKLESVTLDMLGRAKKVTITKDNTTIVDGAGEKSEIEGRVAQIKTQIEETTSDYDKEKLQERLAKLAGGVAVIRVGGSTEVEVKEKKDRVDDALNATRAAVDEGIVPGGGTALLKASLALTDLKGDNDDQTAGINIVRRALQAPIRQIVENAGVEGSIVVGKVLDNASPTFGFNAQTEQYVDLVADGVIDPAKVVRTALQDAASVSGLLITTEAAVVESPKKESAAPQMGGGGMGGMGGMDF
- the groES gene encoding co-chaperone GroES, with protein sequence MSFRPLGDRVVVKRVEEEAKTKGGIIIPDTAKEKPQEGEVVSVGPGARNDKGDIVALEVKAGDRVLFGKWGGTEVKIDGEDLLILKESDILGIVNR